A portion of the Diceros bicornis minor isolate mBicDic1 chromosome 20, mDicBic1.mat.cur, whole genome shotgun sequence genome contains these proteins:
- the TEKTL1 gene encoding coiled-coil domain-containing protein 105 translates to MPVLIPPAQHSQDTRVGAPAWREAAKATTQKAHQLTDRCGQEVVTMWQPKDSVRDPHVARHLCREAYILPWRFRVEMLKGGGTLEKPPPGEGVTLWKDKMKPPAWHARLPLPMHRDARALQTAEVAHVHARGARLTAARLGRAQHQINGQLRLLQRQREATDHRLSEVRKGLLINQQSVKLRGYRPKSEKVPDKADSMLTWEKERLESMKRKLEKDMEQSEALLKALASCRDTLVFCCKERLQAVDLMNQPLDKVLEQAGRHSWVNLSRVPTSRTQGQKTPPPDPVGTYTPECAAALYEAKRLLMESKDTLLEMAKNEEDIQEQQQQISDRVCASIAQKTRETSELMERMNMTLGLMRGTIHRCTKFKQEMYITRGLIKGPLSKTHLETREKLDRPLVRVYQRHVGTQLPEATRLAQGTDKLQRHISHVEKNLKELLATHKNLTWSLNCKKIGHDVDYNVVRLRLRQRHPHVCYEQAQRLVNDWDPRTPPPHVESSTAAAE, encoded by the exons ATGCCCGTCTTGATACCCCCAGCTCAGCACAGTCAGGACACGCGCGTTGGGGCTCCAGCATGGCGCGAGGCGGCCAAGGCCACAACGCAGAAGGCGCACCAGCTGACGGACCGCTGCGGGCAGGAGGTGGTGACCATGTGGCAACCCAAGGACAGCGTGCGGGACCCGCATGTGGCGCGCCACCTGTGCCGGGAAGCCTACATCCTGCCCTGGCGCTTCCGTGTGGAGATGCTCAAAGGCGGTGGCACTTTGGAGAAGCCGCCGCCAGGCGAGGGCGTCACGCTGTGGAAGGACAAGATGAAGCCGCCCGCCTGGCATGCCCGCCTGCCGCTGCCCATGCACCGCGACGCGCGGGCCCTGCAGACTGCCGAGGTGGCACATGTTCACGCACGCGGAGCGCGCCTCACCGCCGCCCGCCTGGGCCGCGCGCAGCACCAGATCAATGGGCAGCTGCGGCTGCTGCAACGCCAGAGGGAGGCTACCGACCACAGGCTCAGCGAAGTGCGCAAGGGCCTGCTTATTAACCAGCAGAGCGTCAAGCTGCGGGGCTACCGGCCCAAGTCTGAGAAG GTCCCTGACAAAGCTGACAGTATGCTTACCTGGGAGAAGGAGAGGCTCGAGAGCATGAAGAGGAAGTTGGAGAAAGATATGGAACAATCAGAGGCCCTGCTCAAG gccctggcctcCTGCCGAGACACTCTGGTCTTCTGCTGTAAGGAAAGGCTCCAAGCTGTGGACCTAATGAACCAGCCACTGGATAAGGTTCTGGAGCAGGCCGGCCGCCACTCATGGGTGAACCTCTCCCGTGTCCCCACTTCACGCACTCAGGGCCAGAAAACGCCACCTCCAGACCCTGTGGGCACCTACACCCCAG AGTGCGCCGCGGCGCTGTACGAAGCCAAGCGACTGTTGATGGAGTCCAAGGACACCTTGCTAGAAATGGCAAAGAACGAGGAGGACATCCAGGAGCAACAACAGCAGATAAGCGATCGAGTGTGCGCCTCGATAGCACAGAAGACACGCGAGACCTCGGAGCTGATG GAAAGAATGAACATGACCTTAGGACTGATGAGGGGAACTATCCACCGGTGCACGAAATTCAAGCAGGAGATGTACATCACCCGCGGCCTCATCAAG GGTCCTCTGTCAAAAACTCACCTGGAGACACGAGAAAAGCTGGACAGACCCCTGGTTCGCGTGTACCAGAGACACGTAGGCACCCAACTCCCCGAGGCCACGCGCCTCGCCCAG GGCACTGACAAGCTGCAGCGCCACATCTCGCACGTGGAAAAGAACCTGAAGGAGCTGCTCGCCACGCACAAGAACCTCACCTGGAGCCTCAACTGCAAGAAGATCGGGCATGACGTTGACTACAACGTGGTGCGCCTGCGCCTCCGCCAGCGGCACCCGCACGTGTGCTACGAGCAGGCGCAGCGCCTGGTCAACGACTGGGACCCGCGCACGCCGCCGCCGCACGTGGAGTCCAGCACCGCCGCCGCCGAGTGA